The following proteins come from a genomic window of Paenibacillus spongiae:
- a CDS encoding AAA family ATPase, with protein sequence MKPITLRLSGLQSYRAMQEIDFARLCEAGVFGIFGSTGSGKSSILDAMTLALYGKVERAANGTQGIMNHAEKQLSVSFTFELSGSGEHRRYRVERQFKRGGDVSVSNTLSRFVELTASGEVVLADKLSDVTRCVEERIGLKMQDFTRAVVLPQGKFAEFLSLTGKDRRQMLQRLFRLERFGDGLALKLNQRMKAAEAALNEAAAEQHGLGDASAAAVDAAAERHREAAAAAAAARASLAEAERLHAERLHVRERQEALRTKEALQAKLLADAPRIAERERELQRLTAAERLVPAMDAAEAAEAALRAAASRREAAGRAHAARQEAAALAASAWAAAGAEAAEAEPRLAQRLEQLAGAQRLEGEAAALAASATDGERRHADAAGRQRSFGEQAAKAEETLGRAAAKQSELKAELKRTELSGEERERRTALAKRLVQLDSLREQRKAADLEAAAQHKSLTRLSEAHAKAEQAGAEAAAGLTGAMNALAPIRQELYALDLALQKTGDRLPEVMERARIEYREQQRRQLAAQLSEGLKNGEPCPVCGSCHHIREHRKAAEEDTAGTGTTIMDWEKLQERTQALIRKLSPLRSKADAVHERLIESLSGEAEPKENQDLLTGADWQLEAAAAIEEPALRLTELVGQGPASDAVALAAFDSFLAAASHTYSELEQSFAKLESGIGRLRTAFLEAQRGCESAAGELRSQSAVDRRAREKAAQLQAAQAGELALWKEQFGAELLPELAQALLDDYEQRENAAHELRERLDRSVSFIEDTNRLAAGHRQEQQTAQLEAVELAAKLASQKEQLEEKRVQLHALTGGEPAGELLTAASRELEELRGRLQRLKTESEAAQAALQEAAELRSAAMEGERTAADRQNETAAGWIASLEASPFESGMEVAALRPLLAQQEAIASEIARFREEEQQLSAQIELLRDQLDGRSVTDEQWEQCISGYRQARELNEAALQMAAKAERDLEELKAKHERWTQLEAKRASMDALCGRLKSLQSVFRGNAFVEYVAEEQLVQVCRAASERLGYLTKRRYALEVDSGGGFVIRDDANGGIRRPVSTLSGGETFLASLALALALSGQIQLRGKYPLQFFFLDEGFGTLDPELLDTVITALEKLHTDRLSVGVISHVPELRARLPRRLIVTAAEPTGLGSTVALETM encoded by the coding sequence ATGAAGCCTATCACATTGCGGTTAAGCGGTTTGCAGAGCTACCGCGCGATGCAGGAGATCGACTTTGCCCGCTTATGCGAGGCGGGCGTGTTCGGCATATTCGGATCGACAGGCAGCGGCAAGTCGAGCATTCTGGATGCCATGACGCTGGCCTTGTACGGCAAGGTGGAGCGCGCCGCGAACGGAACGCAGGGCATCATGAATCACGCAGAGAAGCAGCTGTCGGTTTCCTTTACTTTCGAGCTGTCCGGCTCCGGCGAACACCGGCGCTACCGGGTCGAGCGCCAGTTCAAGCGCGGCGGCGACGTGTCGGTCAGCAATACGCTGAGCCGCTTCGTCGAGCTTACGGCAAGCGGGGAAGTCGTGCTGGCGGATAAGCTTTCCGATGTTACCCGCTGCGTGGAGGAGCGGATCGGCCTGAAAATGCAGGACTTTACGCGCGCCGTCGTTCTGCCGCAGGGGAAATTCGCGGAGTTTCTGTCGCTGACGGGCAAGGACAGACGGCAGATGCTGCAGCGCCTGTTCCGGCTGGAGCGGTTCGGCGACGGGCTCGCGCTGAAGCTGAACCAGCGCATGAAGGCGGCGGAGGCCGCCTTGAACGAGGCCGCTGCCGAGCAGCACGGCCTCGGGGACGCTTCGGCCGCCGCCGTCGATGCGGCGGCGGAGCGCCACCGCGAAGCGGCAGCCGCGGCAGCGGCCGCGCGCGCATCGCTCGCGGAAGCGGAGCGGCTGCACGCGGAGCGGTTGCACGTGCGCGAGCGCCAGGAGGCGCTGCGCACGAAGGAAGCGCTGCAGGCGAAGCTGCTCGCGGACGCGCCGCGCATCGCGGAGCGCGAGCGCGAGCTGCAGCGCCTGACGGCGGCCGAGCGGCTGGTGCCCGCGATGGACGCCGCCGAAGCGGCCGAAGCGGCGCTGCGCGCAGCCGCTTCCCGCCGCGAAGCGGCCGGGCGGGCGCATGCCGCCCGGCAGGAGGCGGCCGCCCTGGCCGCCTCCGCGTGGGCCGCGGCGGGCGCCGAAGCGGCCGAGGCCGAGCCGCGCCTGGCGCAGCGGCTCGAGCAGCTTGCGGGCGCGCAGCGGCTTGAAGGCGAAGCCGCCGCGCTTGCCGCAAGCGCGACCGATGGCGAGCGCCGCCACGCGGACGCCGCCGGCCGGCAGCGAAGCTTTGGCGAGCAGGCTGCCAAAGCGGAGGAGACGCTTGGCCGGGCCGCGGCCAAGCAAAGCGAGCTGAAGGCCGAGCTGAAGCGGACGGAGCTCAGCGGCGAGGAGAGAGAGCGGCGCACCGCGCTGGCCAAGCGTCTCGTTCAGCTCGATTCGCTCCGCGAGCAGCGGAAGGCGGCCGATCTCGAAGCGGCTGCCCAGCACAAGTCGCTGACCCGACTTAGCGAAGCTCACGCCAAGGCCGAACAGGCCGGAGCGGAAGCAGCCGCCGGCTTGACTGGCGCGATGAATGCGCTGGCGCCAATCCGTCAGGAGCTGTACGCTCTGGATCTTGCGCTCCAGAAGACAGGAGATCGCCTTCCGGAGGTGATGGAACGGGCCCGGATCGAGTACCGCGAGCAGCAGCGCAGACAGCTTGCCGCCCAGCTGTCCGAAGGTCTGAAGAACGGAGAGCCTTGCCCGGTATGCGGCTCCTGCCATCATATCCGGGAACATCGTAAAGCCGCCGAAGAGGATACCGCAGGCACGGGCACGACGATTATGGATTGGGAGAAGCTTCAAGAGCGGACGCAAGCGTTAATACGGAAACTATCGCCGCTCCGCAGCAAGGCGGACGCCGTCCATGAACGGCTGATTGAATCGTTATCTGGGGAAGCGGAGCCGAAGGAGAACCAGGATCTGTTAACAGGAGCAGATTGGCAGCTGGAGGCTGCGGCTGCCATCGAAGAGCCTGCGCTAAGGCTGACGGAGCTGGTTGGGCAGGGTCCAGCATCGGATGCTGTCGCGTTAGCTGCATTCGATTCCTTCCTTGCCGCTGCGTCTCATACATACTCCGAACTTGAACAATCCTTTGCAAAATTGGAATCCGGTATCGGCCGTCTGCGTACTGCCTTCCTGGAGGCACAGCGAGGTTGCGAGTCGGCAGCCGGCGAGCTGCGTTCGCAATCGGCCGTGGACCGCAGAGCCCGCGAGAAGGCTGCCCAGCTTCAGGCTGCGCAGGCCGGCGAGCTGGCGTTATGGAAGGAGCAGTTCGGCGCCGAATTGCTTCCCGAGCTTGCCCAGGCGTTATTGGACGATTACGAGCAGCGGGAGAACGCCGCACATGAGCTCCGCGAGAGGCTGGACCGCAGCGTCTCGTTTATTGAAGATACGAACAGACTCGCTGCAGGCCATCGCCAAGAGCAGCAGACGGCTCAATTGGAGGCGGTCGAGCTGGCGGCTAAGCTTGCGAGCCAGAAGGAGCAATTGGAGGAGAAACGGGTCCAGCTGCATGCCCTGACCGGCGGGGAGCCGGCAGGCGAGCTGCTCACTGCAGCGAGCAGAGAGCTCGAGGAGCTGCGGGGCCGTTTGCAGCGTCTGAAGACCGAGAGCGAAGCCGCGCAAGCTGCCCTTCAAGAAGCTGCCGAGCTGCGCAGCGCTGCGATGGAGGGCGAGCGCACGGCGGCGGACAGGCAGAACGAGACGGCTGCAGGATGGATTGCCTCATTGGAAGCATCTCCGTTCGAGTCGGGCATGGAAGTTGCGGCCTTGCGGCCCTTATTGGCGCAGCAGGAAGCGATCGCATCCGAAATTGCCCGTTTCCGCGAAGAAGAACAACAATTGTCGGCCCAGATCGAGCTGCTGCGCGACCAGCTTGACGGACGGTCGGTTACCGATGAACAGTGGGAGCAATGCATTAGCGGGTATAGGCAAGCTCGCGAGCTCAATGAAGCGGCGCTCCAGATGGCAGCCAAAGCCGAGCGCGATCTGGAAGAACTGAAGGCAAAGCATGAACGATGGACGCAGCTGGAAGCCAAGCGAGCGTCGATGGATGCGCTGTGCGGCCGACTCAAGTCGCTTCAGTCCGTATTCCGGGGCAACGCCTTCGTTGAATATGTCGCGGAGGAACAGCTCGTCCAGGTATGCCGCGCCGCTTCCGAGCGGCTGGGCTATCTGACGAAGCGGCGGTATGCGCTGGAGGTGGATTCCGGCGGCGGGTTCGTTATCCGCGACGATGCGAACGGCGGCATCCGCCGTCCGGTGTCTACGCTGTCGGGCGGAGAAACCTTCCTGGCTTCGCTGGCGCTGGCGCTTGCGTTATCCGGTCAAATTCAACTGCGCGGCAAATATCCGCTGCAATTCTTTTTCCTGGACGAAGGGTTCGGGACGCTTGATCCGGAGCTTCTTGACACGGTCATTACCGCCTTGGAGAAGCTGCACACCGACCGTCTCTCCGTCGGTGTCATCTCCCATGTGCCCGAGCTGCGGGCAAGACTGCCGCGGCGGCTGATCGTAACGGCTGCCGAGCCAACCGGACTTGGCAGCACCGTCGCTTTGGAGACGATGTAA
- the floA gene encoding flotillin-like protein FloA (flotillin-like protein involved in membrane lipid rafts), which yields MTLDPMVSILIIAVLAIIILSVFLSFFPIMLWISALASGVRVGIITLVAMRLRRVVPSRIVNPLIKATKAGLGLTINQLESHFLAGGNVDRVVNALIAAQRANIELVFERAAAIDLAGRDVLQAVQMSVNPRVIETPIVAAVAKDGIEVKVKARVTVRANIDRLVGGAGEETIIARVGEGIVTTVGSSNSHKDVLENPDMISRTVLGKGLDAGTAFEILSIDIADVDVGKNIGAHLQTEQAEADKRIAQAKAEERRAMAVAQEQEMKARVVEMRARVVESESQVPLAMADALKNGKLGVMDYMNMKNIEADTQMRGSIGKPESTGDNKSDH from the coding sequence ATGACTTTGGATCCGATGGTATCCATCTTGATTATCGCAGTTCTTGCCATAATCATCTTGTCTGTATTCTTAAGCTTTTTCCCGATTATGCTCTGGATTTCCGCGCTGGCTTCGGGCGTGCGGGTCGGGATTATTACGCTGGTTGCGATGCGCCTGCGCCGGGTCGTTCCGAGCCGGATCGTGAATCCGCTCATTAAAGCGACCAAGGCCGGTCTTGGACTGACGATTAACCAGCTGGAGAGCCATTTCTTGGCCGGCGGTAACGTCGACCGCGTCGTTAATGCGCTGATCGCCGCCCAACGTGCGAATATCGAGCTGGTATTCGAGCGCGCGGCAGCTATCGACCTTGCCGGACGCGATGTGCTGCAAGCCGTCCAAATGAGCGTAAATCCTCGCGTAATCGAAACGCCGATCGTTGCGGCGGTTGCCAAGGACGGTATTGAAGTGAAGGTTAAAGCGCGGGTTACGGTCCGCGCCAATATTGACCGTCTTGTCGGCGGTGCCGGCGAAGAAACAATCATTGCGCGCGTCGGCGAGGGGATCGTAACAACCGTCGGTTCCTCGAATTCGCATAAAGACGTCTTGGAGAATCCGGATATGATCTCCCGTACGGTACTCGGCAAAGGATTGGACGCCGGCACGGCGTTCGAAATTCTATCGATCGATATCGCGGACGTCGATGTAGGCAAGAATATCGGTGCCCATCTCCAGACGGAGCAGGCGGAAGCGGACAAACGAATCGCCCAGGCGAAAGCGGAAGAACGCCGCGCGATGGCCGTCGCTCAAGAGCAGGAGATGAAAGCGCGCGTCGTCGAAATGCGCGCCCGCGTCGTAGAATCCGAATCGCAGGTCCCTCTCGCCATGGCCGACGCATTGAAGAATGGCAAGCTCGGCGTTATGGACTATATGAATATGAAGAATATCGAAGCGGACACGCAGATGCGCGGATCCATCGGCAAACCGGAGAGCACTGGCGATAACAAGTCGGATCATTGA
- a CDS encoding C40 family peptidase, with protein sequence MRVKNFFRKIVITSLCTTIGFSALAFGASSTTNAATTETLGLLSTGKEYIGTPYKLGSASGSTSSFDCSSFTQYIFKLNGVKLPRTTTSQALVGKKVAKGYLSVGDLVFFNTNGKSISHVAVYAGNNKILHSSSSKGVTIADMNSKYWKSKYVTARRVSL encoded by the coding sequence ATGCGCGTAAAAAACTTTTTTCGGAAAATTGTCATCACGAGCCTGTGTACAACAATCGGCTTCTCGGCCTTGGCCTTTGGAGCATCCAGCACGACGAATGCGGCGACCACGGAAACGCTGGGGCTTCTCTCAACCGGAAAAGAATACATAGGAACACCTTATAAATTAGGCTCCGCTAGCGGATCAACGTCTTCTTTCGACTGCTCGTCCTTTACCCAGTACATCTTCAAGCTCAATGGCGTAAAGCTGCCGCGCACGACCACCAGCCAAGCGCTGGTCGGCAAGAAAGTAGCCAAGGGCTATTTAAGCGTTGGCGATCTCGTTTTCTTTAACACGAATGGAAAAAGCATCAGTCATGTCGCCGTCTATGCCGGCAACAACAAAATTCTTCATAGCTCCAGCAGCAAAGGGGTTACCATCGCCGATATGAACTCTAAGTACTGGAAGTCGAAATATGTTACAGCTCGTCGAGTTTCCCTATAA
- the rpsU gene encoding 30S ribosomal protein S21, giving the protein MSETKVKKNETIDSALRRFKRSIAKDGVLAEVKKRKHYEKPSVKRKKKSEAARKRKF; this is encoded by the coding sequence GTGTCTGAAACAAAAGTTAAGAAAAACGAGACAATCGATTCTGCACTCCGCCGCTTCAAGCGTTCCATCGCGAAGGATGGCGTATTGGCCGAGGTGAAGAAACGCAAGCATTATGAAAAGCCTAGTGTCAAGCGCAAGAAAAAGTCCGAGGCTGCGCGTAAGAGAAAGTTTTAG
- a CDS encoding histidine triad nucleotide-binding protein produces the protein MDCIFCKIVEGSIPSKKVFENERIIAFHDIQPAAPIHILIIPKKHIPTMNDVAAEDDALIAEIFSVARQIAKEQGVDESGYRLVNNCNAEGGQVVYHLHVHLLGGKKLSGLAG, from the coding sequence ATGGATTGTATTTTTTGTAAAATCGTCGAGGGGAGCATCCCTTCTAAGAAGGTGTTCGAGAACGAACGAATCATTGCGTTTCATGATATTCAACCGGCTGCTCCCATTCACATCCTGATCATACCGAAGAAGCATATTCCGACGATGAACGACGTTGCGGCTGAAGATGACGCATTGATCGCCGAAATCTTCTCGGTTGCGCGTCAAATCGCCAAGGAGCAAGGCGTTGACGAATCCGGTTACCGGCTTGTCAACAATTGCAATGCCGAGGGCGGGCAAGTCGTCTATCACCTGCATGTACACCTGCTCGGAGGCAAGAAGCTGTCCGGACTCGCCGGGTGA
- a CDS encoding NfeD family protein yields the protein MKRAGTWMVKGWLAAFVLFVNVMFAAAPMVSAAAEQPNPVGPAVYVIRAEQTVESGLQSYLERAYAEAEEAQAERIVLVLNTFGGRVDSAEAIGELVRGSKVPTIAYVQGKAVSAGTYIALNAKELAMQPGSTIGAAAVVDGSGKLIDNPKTISYWTKTMMAAAELNGRNQNIAAAMVNTDVTVEMKEIGRTKEKGDILTLSAPEAVKVGYAEYTADSVEDLLKQAGLSERTVIEVGQTAMEQIAEFLTSPVMKTLLLIIGIAGVTIELIIPGFGLPGIIGVVGFGLYFFGHYIAGFAGMEDVVLFVLGIALLVSELFVPSFGILGILGTVSLIAGIVMASPNAESALLSLFVALVAAAVIVFFIARRFKHRGVWNKFILKDRMTTEEGYVSSSNKTTLLGKVGETLTPLRPAGTARIGDERIDVVTNGEFIAAGTQVEVVKVEGTRVVVRQC from the coding sequence GTGAAGCGAGCAGGAACATGGATGGTGAAGGGCTGGCTGGCAGCCTTCGTCTTGTTCGTCAATGTGATGTTTGCTGCGGCTCCGATGGTGTCTGCGGCGGCTGAACAGCCAAACCCGGTCGGTCCCGCAGTGTATGTCATCCGGGCCGAGCAGACAGTCGAATCCGGGCTCCAGTCGTATTTGGAACGGGCGTATGCCGAAGCGGAGGAAGCCCAGGCCGAGCGAATCGTGCTTGTGCTAAACACGTTCGGCGGGCGCGTCGACAGTGCAGAGGCTATAGGTGAATTGGTGCGGGGCAGCAAAGTGCCGACAATCGCCTACGTACAAGGGAAAGCGGTCTCCGCAGGCACCTATATTGCCTTGAATGCGAAGGAGCTGGCGATGCAGCCGGGCAGCACCATAGGTGCGGCAGCCGTTGTCGACGGGTCTGGCAAGCTGATCGACAACCCGAAGACGATCTCCTATTGGACCAAAACAATGATGGCTGCGGCCGAACTAAACGGCAGAAACCAGAATATCGCCGCTGCGATGGTCAACACCGATGTTACGGTTGAGATGAAGGAGATCGGACGCACGAAGGAAAAGGGAGACATCTTGACGTTGTCCGCACCCGAGGCGGTCAAAGTCGGTTATGCCGAATATACGGCTGATTCGGTAGAAGATCTATTGAAGCAGGCCGGTCTGTCGGAGCGGACGGTTATCGAAGTGGGGCAGACGGCTATGGAACAGATTGCGGAGTTCTTGACCTCGCCTGTCATGAAGACGCTCCTGCTGATCATCGGGATCGCCGGCGTGACAATTGAGCTCATTATCCCAGGCTTCGGATTGCCCGGCATCATTGGCGTGGTCGGATTCGGCCTTTATTTCTTCGGCCATTACATCGCGGGCTTTGCCGGCATGGAGGATGTTGTGCTGTTCGTGCTCGGTATTGCCTTGCTTGTGAGCGAGCTGTTCGTCCCGAGCTTCGGGATACTCGGCATATTAGGGACAGTATCGCTAATAGCCGGCATTGTCATGGCCTCTCCGAATGCCGAGAGCGCGCTGCTGTCGCTCTTCGTAGCGCTCGTAGCGGCGGCTGTCATCGTGTTCTTCATCGCGCGGAGGTTCAAACACCGCGGCGTATGGAACAAATTTATTTTGAAGGACCGGATGACAACGGAGGAAGGCTATGTGTCGAGCAGCAACAAAACGACGCTGCTGGGCAAAGTCGGCGAAACGCTGACGCCGCTTAGACCTGCCGGAACGGCGCGCATCGGCGATGAACGGATCGATGTCGTCACGAACGGTGAATTTATCGCGGCAGGCACGCAGGTAGAAGTCGTAAAGGTTGAAGGAACACGTGTTGTTGTGAGACAATGTTAG
- a CDS encoding GatB/YqeY domain-containing protein, whose amino-acid sequence MNLSERLNDDMKQAMKDREKFKLTTIRMIRASIKNQEIDLKRALDDNEVLDILSREIKQRKDSLQEFEKAGRDDLAKDIAAEIEIISVYLPVQLTEEEIKEIVQQTIQETGASSKAEMGKVMTALMPKVKGRADGKLVNTLVQQFLQ is encoded by the coding sequence ATGAACCTTAGCGAACGATTGAACGACGATATGAAGCAAGCGATGAAGGATCGGGAGAAGTTCAAATTAACAACGATTCGGATGATTCGTGCATCTATAAAGAATCAGGAAATTGATTTGAAGCGTGCGCTCGACGATAATGAAGTCCTTGATATTCTAAGTCGTGAAATCAAACAACGTAAAGATTCCCTCCAAGAATTTGAAAAAGCCGGCCGCGACGATCTTGCGAAAGATATCGCCGCAGAAATTGAAATTATTAGTGTATACCTGCCCGTACAGCTGACCGAAGAAGAGATCAAAGAGATTGTTCAGCAGACCATCCAGGAAACCGGTGCTTCTTCGAAAGCCGAGATGGGAAAAGTCATGACCGCCCTCATGCCGAAAGTCAAAGGGCGAGCTGATGGTAAACTAGTAAACACGCTCGTGCAGCAATTTCTGCAATAA